From Xylocopilactobacillus apis, a single genomic window includes:
- the lgt gene encoding prolipoprotein diacylglyceryl transferase, which produces MTKIMLNLETLNPIFGNFFGLEIRWYGVIITSGIVIAFLMALREGRRVGLPDDTFYDILLLAVPLSIVGARIYYVAFDWKNYQHDLLAIFDIRQGGIAIYGGLITGLLVIYLYCRHKKLNMWQILDVVTPGVLLAQAMGRWGNFMNQEAHGEITTRAFLESLHLPNFIIDQMKINGVYYQPTFLYESLWSLIGVIIILALRHRKQLFKQGEIALTYVIWYSVGRFFIEGMRTDSLMFGTMRVSQVLALILVLGSGLLIIVRRKNRKLKWYIE; this is translated from the coding sequence ATGACCAAGATCATGCTTAATTTAGAAACATTGAATCCGATTTTTGGTAATTTTTTTGGGCTTGAGATCCGCTGGTACGGTGTTATTATTACGAGCGGAATTGTGATTGCTTTTTTGATGGCATTACGCGAAGGCAGAAGAGTTGGTCTACCAGATGATACATTTTATGATATTTTGCTTTTGGCAGTACCTCTTTCAATTGTCGGAGCAAGGATTTATTATGTGGCTTTTGATTGGAAAAATTATCAGCACGATCTTTTGGCAATTTTTGATATTCGACAAGGCGGCATTGCAATCTATGGCGGTTTAATTACAGGGTTATTAGTGATTTACCTGTATTGCCGACATAAGAAACTTAACATGTGGCAAATTTTAGATGTAGTGACTCCAGGAGTTCTTCTGGCACAGGCCATGGGACGCTGGGGTAACTTTATGAATCAGGAAGCTCATGGTGAAATAACAACGAGAGCTTTTTTAGAGTCATTACATTTACCTAATTTTATTATTGATCAAATGAAGATTAATGGAGTTTATTATCAGCCGACATTTCTTTATGAATCTTTATGGAGTTTAATTGGAGTTATTATAATTTTGGCTCTTAGACATCGAAAACAATTATTTAAACAAGGTGAAATTGCTTTAACTTATGTAATTTGGTATTCAGTTGGCCGCTTCTTTATCGAAGGAATGAGAACGGACTCGCTGATGTTTGGCACAATGAGAGTTTCGCAAGTTTTAGCTTTAATCTTAGTTTTGGGCTCTGGATTATTAATTATAGTCCGTCGAAAAAACAGAAAACTTAAATGGTATATAGAATAA
- the pstC gene encoding phosphate ABC transporter permease subunit PstC — protein MDPIKESLLKTSKKTKEEKIGKIITTFCILLIIVMVGAILLFVTFKGLATFFVNKVNPISFLFGTKWNPSLDKPQVGALPMFLGSLLVTIFSALVATPFAIGAATFMTEISPRSGKKYLQPVMELLVGIPSVVYGFVGLAVFVPLIRKIFGGTGFGILTATLVLFVMVLPTITSMTTDALNSVPRNYRESSLALGATRFQTIYKVVWRAATPGIMTAVVFGMARAFGEALAVQMVIGNAALMPSSLTNPASTLTSILTMGIGNSVSGTLENNALWSLALLLLLMSLLFNMLVRWIGKRSSLK, from the coding sequence ATGGATCCAATTAAAGAGAGCTTACTTAAAACTTCAAAAAAAACAAAAGAAGAAAAAATTGGGAAGATAATTACCACTTTTTGTATTTTGCTGATCATTGTGATGGTGGGGGCAATTTTATTATTTGTAACCTTTAAAGGTTTAGCAACTTTTTTTGTTAATAAAGTTAATCCAATTTCATTTTTGTTTGGAACTAAGTGGAACCCATCGCTTGATAAACCCCAGGTTGGTGCCCTGCCAATGTTTCTGGGTTCTTTATTAGTTACTATTTTTTCAGCATTAGTGGCAACTCCGTTTGCGATTGGAGCAGCTACTTTTATGACGGAAATTTCTCCTAGATCAGGGAAAAAATATTTACAGCCGGTAATGGAATTACTAGTGGGAATTCCTTCTGTTGTTTATGGATTTGTTGGATTAGCAGTATTTGTTCCATTAATCAGAAAAATTTTTGGCGGTACAGGATTTGGAATCTTAACTGCAACCCTTGTACTTTTTGTGATGGTTTTGCCAACGATTACTTCGATGACTACGGATGCTTTAAATTCGGTTCCTAGAAATTATCGTGAATCTTCTTTGGCCTTAGGGGCGACAAGATTTCAGACAATTTATAAAGTTGTTTGGCGGGCTGCAACTCCTGGCATCATGACCGCGGTAGTCTTCGGGATGGCACGTGCTTTTGGAGAAGCACTAGCGGTTCAAATGGTAATTGGGAACGCTGCTTTGATGCCTTCAAGTTTAACCAATCCGGCTTCGACATTAACTTCTATTTTGACAATGGGGATTGGTAATTCGGTTTCCGGAACATTAGAAAATAATGCTCTTTGGTCCTTAGCGTTACTATTGCTTTTAATGTCACTGTTATTTAACATGTTGGTTCGTTGGATTGGTAAGAGGAGTTCTTTGAAATGA
- a CDS encoding phosphate ABC transporter substrate-binding protein PstS family protein: MKYKKLLLFLILPVVALSLTACGVKVKGQQLTAVGSTALQPLVEAAAEDYSQTHSGIFVNVQGGGSGTGLSEIQQGAVDIGMSDLFAEEKRGIDTKQLQDHRLLVTGIAPVVNNKVKVENLTFKQLRDIFSGKITNWKKITGQNLPIVIVNRANGSGTRFNFEKIVLNGQTAKASQEQDSSGMTISIVSSTPGAISYVSFAYLKNSVLQPTVEGVRPTQKNVTTNKWKIWSYEHLYTRKNPNKTTVSFLNYLQSEKLTELIKSMKYIPTSQMKVERDVNGKVKKLAPELNHGSN, encoded by the coding sequence TTGAAGTATAAAAAGTTACTGCTATTTTTAATTTTACCAGTAGTGGCTTTGAGCCTAACTGCTTGCGGTGTAAAGGTTAAAGGTCAGCAGCTTACAGCTGTAGGTTCTACGGCATTACAACCACTAGTTGAAGCAGCTGCCGAAGATTATAGTCAAACTCATAGTGGAATTTTTGTAAATGTTCAAGGTGGTGGTTCAGGCACGGGACTTTCAGAAATTCAGCAAGGTGCTGTAGATATTGGAATGAGCGATCTTTTTGCGGAAGAAAAACGTGGCATTGATACTAAACAGCTTCAAGATCATCGGCTTCTAGTAACGGGAATTGCACCAGTCGTTAACAATAAAGTAAAAGTAGAAAATTTAACATTTAAACAATTAAGAGATATTTTTTCGGGGAAAATTACCAATTGGAAAAAGATTACGGGTCAAAATTTACCAATTGTAATTGTAAATCGAGCTAATGGTAGTGGAACACGTTTTAATTTTGAAAAGATTGTCCTAAATGGACAAACGGCAAAAGCGTCTCAGGAACAAGATTCAAGCGGAATGACAATTTCAATTGTCAGTTCAACTCCGGGAGCAATTAGTTATGTTTCTTTTGCGTATCTAAAAAATAGTGTTTTACAGCCTACAGTTGAAGGTGTTCGCCCAACTCAAAAAAATGTTACTACTAATAAGTGGAAAATTTGGTCTTATGAGCATCTTTATACCCGTAAAAATCCAAATAAAACCACGGTTAGCTTTTTAAATTATTTACAGTCTGAGAAGTTAACTGAACTAATTAAATCAATGAAATATATTCCAACCAGCCAAATGAAGGTTGAACGGGATGTTAATGGTAAGGTTAAAAAATTAGCGCCGGAGCTAAATCATGGATCCAATTAA
- the hprK gene encoding HPr(Ser) kinase/phosphatase, which yields MADFVTVDEVVKKLNLTVKSGIDFINRKVKVSDISRPGLELTGYFDFYPADRIQILGRTEISYIKSISHLNRMAVFEEMCEAETPAFLVTRDLEVPPELMAVATSNGIPVISSSIATSQVSSMLEQFLSDQLAKRVSIHGVFVEIYGLGVLITGESGIGKSETALELLKRGHLLIADDRVEIHQMNQNSLIGEPPEILRHLLEIRGLGIIDVMSLFGVGAVRDRADINFKVELVNWDNNNRYDRIGTQFKKDEILGIEVPRVTVPIRVGRDIPGIIEAAAMNYRSKLMGFDAAKTFDNNLNQLIAKNSKIDQENESEEQRQKDHAAAKPLNKDTNDQDHA from the coding sequence ATGGCAGATTTTGTTACAGTTGATGAAGTTGTTAAAAAGTTAAATTTAACTGTTAAATCAGGAATTGATTTTATCAATCGAAAAGTTAAAGTTAGTGATATTTCTCGCCCCGGATTAGAGTTAACTGGATATTTTGACTTTTATCCAGCAGATCGAATTCAGATTTTAGGACGAACGGAAATTAGTTATATCAAGTCAATTAGTCATCTTAATCGAATGGCAGTTTTTGAAGAAATGTGTGAAGCAGAAACGCCAGCTTTTTTGGTGACTCGAGATCTAGAAGTGCCCCCAGAATTAATGGCAGTTGCTACTTCTAATGGGATCCCGGTGATTTCAAGCTCAATTGCGACCAGTCAAGTTTCAAGTATGTTGGAGCAGTTCCTAAGTGATCAATTAGCAAAACGAGTTTCGATTCATGGTGTTTTTGTTGAGATTTATGGCTTGGGAGTTTTGATTACTGGGGAATCTGGCATTGGAAAGAGTGAAACTGCGCTTGAACTTTTAAAGCGGGGCCATTTGCTGATTGCTGATGACCGAGTAGAAATTCATCAAATGAATCAAAACTCTTTAATCGGTGAACCACCAGAAATTTTACGTCATCTGTTAGAAATTAGGGGATTAGGGATCATTGACGTTATGAGTTTGTTTGGTGTTGGAGCAGTTAGAGATCGGGCGGATATTAATTTTAAGGTTGAACTAGTTAATTGGGATAATAACAACCGATATGACCGAATTGGAACCCAGTTTAAAAAAGATGAAATTTTGGGAATTGAAGTACCTCGTGTGACGGTACCAATTAGAGTTGGTCGCGATATTCCCGGAATTATTGAAGCAGCAGCCATGAATTATCGTTCAAAATTGATGGGATTTGATGCAGCGAAAACTTTTGATAATAATCTTAATCAATTAATAGCCAAAAATTCTAAAATTGATCAAGAAAATGAATCTGAAGAACAAAGACAAAAAGATCACGCAGCAGCGAAACCTTTAAATAAAGATACAAATGACCAAGATCATGCTTAA
- the pstB gene encoding phosphate ABC transporter ATP-binding protein PstB, translated as MALIKTTNLNLYYGKFEALHGISIEFKKNEISALIGPSGCGKSTYLRTLNRMNDLIPGVTITGKTVIGDTDIYAPSTDVTKLRKRVGMVFQQPNPFPFSIFENVVYGLKIAGVKDKSQLEEVCERSLKEADIWEDVKDKLNSSALGLSGGQQQRVCIARVLAVRPEIILLDEPTSALDPISTNKIEDMLLSMKDHYTIIMVTHNMHQASRIADMTAFFLQGKLIEFDKTSKMFLNPEQQETQDYISGRFG; from the coding sequence ATGGCATTAATAAAAACAACAAATTTAAATCTCTATTATGGAAAGTTTGAAGCCTTACATGGAATTTCAATTGAATTCAAGAAAAATGAAATTTCTGCTTTAATCGGACCATCCGGCTGTGGTAAATCTACATATCTTCGAACTTTAAATCGAATGAATGATTTGATTCCGGGAGTAACTATTACCGGTAAAACAGTGATCGGAGATACAGATATTTATGCACCTTCAACTGACGTTACTAAATTAAGAAAGAGAGTGGGTATGGTTTTTCAGCAGCCTAATCCGTTCCCTTTCTCAATTTTTGAAAACGTGGTTTATGGTCTGAAAATTGCGGGAGTTAAAGATAAATCTCAATTAGAAGAAGTGTGTGAAAGATCTTTAAAAGAAGCAGATATTTGGGAAGATGTGAAAGATAAACTCAATTCTTCGGCTCTTGGACTTTCGGGCGGGCAGCAGCAAAGAGTATGTATCGCCAGAGTATTAGCAGTTAGGCCAGAAATTATTCTTTTAGATGAACCGACAAGTGCGTTGGATCCGATTTCAACCAATAAAATCGAAGATATGCTTCTTTCGATGAAGGATCATTATACGATTATTATGGTCACTCATAATATGCATCAGGCTTCGCGAATTGCTGATATGACTGCATTTTTTTTACAAGGAAAATTAATAGAATTTGATAAAACATCGAAAATGTTCCTAAATCCAGAGCAACAAGAAACTCAGGATTATATTTCAGGAAGATTTGGTTAG
- the pstB gene encoding phosphate ABC transporter ATP-binding protein PstB has translation MRDLKKEDRELALSTDDLHVWYGEHEAIHGVSLGFERFKISALIGASGSGKSTYLRSLNRMNDNIYGTKVLGKIMYRGLDINSDKIDVYEMRKHIGMVFQQPNPFAKSIYDNITFALKQHGEKDKAKLDAIVEKTLKQAALWEQVKDKLHTSALALSGGQAQRLCIARAIAMEPDILLMDEPASALDPISTQAVEDTMMELKDRYTIIIVTHNMQQAARISDFTAFFHHGNVYEYDDTKNIFMRPRIKLTDDYVSGHFG, from the coding sequence ATTCGGGATCTAAAAAAAGAAGATCGAGAACTTGCACTAAGTACCGATGATTTACATGTTTGGTATGGAGAGCATGAGGCAATTCATGGGGTGTCTTTGGGTTTTGAAAGATTTAAAATTTCTGCGCTGATTGGAGCTTCAGGATCTGGTAAATCTACCTACTTACGTTCGCTAAATCGAATGAATGATAATATTTATGGTACTAAAGTTCTTGGAAAAATTATGTACCGTGGTTTAGATATTAATTCAGATAAAATTGATGTTTATGAAATGAGAAAGCATATTGGAATGGTGTTTCAGCAGCCTAACCCTTTTGCTAAATCGATTTATGATAATATTACTTTTGCTTTAAAGCAGCATGGTGAAAAAGATAAAGCAAAGCTTGATGCAATTGTTGAAAAGACTTTAAAGCAGGCAGCTTTGTGGGAACAAGTTAAGGACAAATTGCATACCAGCGCTTTAGCTCTGTCGGGAGGACAAGCTCAAAGGCTTTGCATTGCTCGAGCAATTGCGATGGAACCTGATATTTTACTGATGGATGAACCAGCAAGTGCACTAGATCCGATTTCAACCCAAGCAGTTGAAGATACAATGATGGAGTTAAAAGATCGGTATACAATTATTATTGTGACCCATAATATGCAGCAGGCAGCCAGAATTAGTGATTTTACAGCCTTTTTTCATCATGGTAATGTTTATGAATATGATGATACAAAGAATATTTTCATGCGTCCGCGAATAAAATTAACGGATGATTATGTCTCTGGACATTTTGGTTAA
- the phoU gene encoding phosphate signaling complex protein PhoU: MRQTFDEELEKLNEGFTHMGKMVEKQIEDGVGAYLNQDLELAQKVIERDLEINDEQMTIEKKSLELIALQQPVTADLRLIITVLKASSDLERMGDHAVSVAKYLLRQDNFERIMPIEQIIAQMGLDVQQMLDQVLLAFTKENQQQAIEIARSDKNINEFSIEVYKMCIKNMKKRTDTVETDTNYMLVANTIERMGDYVTNICEWVVYLVEGKLVDLDTDNMS, from the coding sequence TTGAGACAGACTTTTGACGAGGAATTAGAAAAATTAAATGAAGGTTTTACCCATATGGGTAAAATGGTGGAAAAACAAATTGAAGATGGAGTTGGTGCTTATTTAAATCAAGATTTAGAATTAGCTCAAAAAGTAATTGAGAGGGATCTTGAGATCAACGATGAGCAGATGACAATCGAAAAGAAGAGCTTAGAATTAATTGCTTTACAGCAACCAGTTACTGCTGATTTACGTTTAATTATAACTGTTTTAAAGGCAAGTTCTGATTTAGAAAGAATGGGTGATCATGCAGTAAGTGTTGCAAAATATTTACTGCGTCAAGATAATTTCGAGCGAATTATGCCAATTGAGCAAATTATTGCCCAAATGGGCCTTGATGTTCAACAAATGTTGGATCAGGTTCTTTTGGCGTTTACTAAAGAAAATCAACAGCAGGCAATTGAAATTGCCCGTTCAGATAAAAATATCAATGAGTTTTCAATTGAAGTATATAAGATGTGTATTAAGAATATGAAAAAAAGAACTGATACCGTCGAGACCGATACAAATTACATGCTAGTAGCTAATACAATTGAACGCATGGGAGACTACGTTACTAACATTTGTGAATGGGTTGTTTATTTAGTTGAAGGTAAATTAGTAGATCTTGATACCGATAATATGTCCTAA
- a CDS encoding phage holin family protein has product MVKFILRIATNIIVFLAVAYLFPGMLFVNSVQVGIIAGLFLAIINTLLKPILKVLSFPITVLSLGFFLVILNAGLLELSASWVNNYLHGEYISINGFSSALILGLIFSGANLLVQNYFKSRR; this is encoded by the coding sequence ATGGTTAAATTTATTTTAAGAATTGCAACTAATATTATCGTTTTTCTAGCAGTGGCATACCTTTTTCCAGGTATGCTTTTTGTTAACTCAGTGCAAGTTGGAATTATTGCGGGGCTTTTTCTGGCCATCATCAATACGCTTTTAAAACCGATTCTTAAAGTTCTATCTTTTCCGATTACGGTTTTGTCGCTAGGTTTTTTTTTGGTAATTCTTAATGCTGGACTATTAGAATTGAGCGCTTCATGGGTGAATAATTATCTTCACGGAGAATATATTAGCATTAATGGTTTTTCTAGTGCCTTAATCTTAGGGTTGATTTTCTCTGGTGCTAATCTTTTAGTTCAAAATTATTTTAAATCTCGCCGTTAA
- the ftsX gene encoding permease-like cell division protein FtsX — MKLRTIWRHIVDSLKSIRRNGWMTFAAVSAVTVTLFIVGVLFTAIFNVGNISGQIEKDVKVRVEIDTKASKSQESALRKKIENISDVNKVTFSSKTNELDKITKVYNSNFKMFSGDANPLSDVFVVETKSPKKTIKVAKEIRSLDNVYRAQYGGDQAKNLFKFMSGVQFWSIISIIILVAIALFLISNVIRLTILSRKNEIQAMRLVGATSWYIRWPFLLEGAETGILGSIIPIILINWGYTVVYNQTVSGLTNSGYTLYAPGGFLFQIDLLLILLAIIIGSLGSLVSMRRFLKI; from the coding sequence ATGAAGCTTAGAACTATTTGGCGTCATATAGTTGATAGTTTAAAAAGTATCCGCCGTAATGGATGGATGACTTTTGCTGCCGTTAGTGCAGTTACTGTTACTCTTTTTATTGTAGGGGTACTTTTTACTGCAATTTTTAATGTTGGAAATATTTCGGGTCAGATTGAAAAAGACGTTAAGGTTCGAGTTGAAATTGATACTAAAGCATCAAAATCTCAAGAATCGGCTTTAAGAAAGAAAATTGAAAATATTTCAGATGTTAATAAAGTTACTTTTTCAAGCAAGACCAATGAATTGGACAAAATTACCAAAGTGTACAATTCTAATTTTAAAATGTTTTCGGGTGATGCAAATCCGTTAAGTGATGTTTTTGTTGTTGAAACAAAAAGCCCTAAGAAAACTATTAAGGTAGCAAAAGAGATTCGTTCTTTAGATAATGTTTATCGTGCGCAGTACGGCGGAGATCAGGCTAAAAATCTCTTTAAGTTTATGAGTGGAGTTCAATTTTGGAGTATTATTTCAATTATAATTTTGGTGGCAATTGCCTTATTCTTGATTTCAAACGTTATTAGATTAACTATCCTTTCAAGGAAAAATGAAATTCAGGCGATGCGTTTAGTTGGTGCAACTAGCTGGTATATCAGATGGCCTTTTCTACTAGAAGGAGCAGAAACTGGAATTTTAGGCTCAATTATTCCAATAATCTTAATTAATTGGGGCTATACTGTTGTTTATAATCAAACAGTTAGTGGATTAACTAATTCAGGCTATACTCTTTATGCACCAGGGGGATTCCTTTTCCAAATTGATTTATTACTAATTTTGTTAGCTATTATCATCGGAAGCCTTGGTTCGCTGGTTTCAATGAGAAGATTTCTAAAAATTTAA
- the ftsE gene encoding cell division ATP-binding protein FtsE: MIELKNVIKEYPNGITALKGIDLKIEQGEFIYIVGASGSGKSTLIKTLYREERVTSGIIKVNEYDLMRMKNSRVPYLRRELGVVFQDFRLLPRLTAYENVAYAMEVIEKRPEEIRTRVIEVLEMVGLKDKIRRYPNELSGGEQQRVAIARAITNKPSILIADEPTGNLDPDTSDEIMEILERINQQNTTVIMATHNQGIVDKYVHRVLTIRQGHLISDQEEGAYRYEA, encoded by the coding sequence TTGATTGAATTAAAAAATGTGATAAAAGAATATCCTAATGGAATTACCGCTTTAAAAGGAATTGATCTCAAAATCGAACAAGGTGAGTTTATTTATATCGTTGGTGCTTCAGGCTCCGGAAAATCAACTCTTATTAAAACTCTTTATCGGGAAGAGCGAGTAACTTCTGGAATTATCAAAGTAAACGAATATGATTTAATGAGGATGAAAAATAGCCGAGTTCCTTATCTTCGTCGTGAACTTGGTGTTGTATTTCAAGATTTTCGCCTTTTGCCGCGGTTAACGGCATATGAAAATGTTGCTTATGCAATGGAAGTAATTGAAAAAAGACCAGAAGAAATTAGAACGCGAGTAATTGAAGTTCTAGAAATGGTCGGCTTAAAAGACAAAATTAGACGATATCCAAATGAATTATCAGGTGGTGAACAGCAGCGAGTTGCAATTGCTCGTGCAATTACGAATAAACCATCGATTTTAATTGCTGACGAACCTACAGGAAATCTTGATCCTGATACCTCTGATGAAATCATGGAAATTCTTGAACGAATTAATCAACAAAATACAACAGTAATTATGGCAACTCATAATCAAGGAATTGTTGATAAGTATGTCCATCGAGTTTTGACAATTAGACAAGGGCATTTAATTAGTGATCAAGAAGAAGGAGCTTATCGTTATGAAGCTTAG
- a CDS encoding DUF4097 family beta strand repeat-containing protein, giving the protein MDERKRIMDLVKKGVITSEEAIVLLEKLGEESAEGTGEDAYNYNTKKTTYQNDESSDYIDNLKKRIEQVKERLTVLNTLDDFERLNDEEAAERDDLERSLAELQAELVKAEKERKTMDSQDDRKFFGMDFDIDTDGLEEQARHLASKVKEGVKNISNNFELRDFNVKIPGFARSKKITNNYEYDASRVKVLTVKNFNGDIIINKSDDNQIHERITYRVYGNIRNSSAEDFFKNNTVNELNGSTLNIKMHHRIEATIEINIPSETSLSSVNLRCKNGSFDLNDLEVDDLVVAATNGTVFLNQADVDHLEINNVNGSIKVEQSTLRNGLLNTVNGSIKTLDSLTDVELSSVNGSIILSHLSKYSKNVDAHVVNGTVKISVPVELGYVIKAETKNGSINNRLSDINVLSSEKNNRIVKLEHLGAGAADLQVSTISGSVYLKDSLTEEDK; this is encoded by the coding sequence ATGGATGAACGTAAAAGGATCATGGATCTGGTAAAAAAAGGAGTAATCACTTCAGAAGAAGCAATTGTTTTGCTTGAAAAGTTGGGTGAAGAAAGTGCCGAAGGCACAGGTGAAGATGCCTATAATTATAATACGAAGAAAACTACTTATCAGAATGATGAATCTAGTGACTATATTGATAATTTAAAGAAGCGCATCGAACAAGTTAAAGAACGTTTAACTGTTTTAAATACGCTGGATGATTTTGAAAGACTTAATGATGAAGAGGCTGCTGAACGCGATGATCTGGAGCGGTCTTTAGCTGAACTGCAGGCAGAACTTGTTAAGGCAGAAAAAGAACGTAAGACAATGGATTCTCAAGATGACCGAAAATTCTTTGGGATGGATTTCGACATTGATACTGATGGATTAGAAGAGCAAGCGAGACATCTTGCTTCCAAGGTTAAAGAAGGTGTAAAAAACATTTCCAATAACTTTGAACTTCGTGATTTCAATGTAAAAATTCCAGGTTTTGCTCGTTCAAAGAAAATTACTAATAATTATGAATATGATGCAAGCAGAGTTAAAGTTTTAACAGTTAAGAATTTTAACGGAGACATTATTATTAATAAGAGTGATGATAATCAAATTCATGAACGTATTACTTATCGTGTTTACGGTAATATTAGAAATAGTAGTGCTGAAGATTTTTTTAAAAACAATACTGTCAATGAATTAAATGGCTCAACTCTTAACATTAAAATGCATCATCGAATTGAGGCAACGATTGAAATTAATATCCCCTCAGAAACTAGTTTATCGAGTGTTAATTTAAGGTGTAAGAACGGAAGTTTTGATTTAAACGATCTTGAAGTTGATGATCTTGTAGTTGCGGCAACTAATGGGACTGTATTTTTAAATCAAGCGGACGTGGATCATTTAGAAATAAATAATGTAAATGGATCAATTAAAGTTGAACAAAGTACATTAAGAAACGGTTTATTAAATACAGTAAATGGCTCGATTAAGACCTTGGATAGTCTGACCGATGTTGAACTTTCAAGCGTTAATGGAAGTATAATTTTGAGCCATTTAAGTAAATATTCTAAAAATGTTGATGCTCATGTGGTTAATGGGACTGTAAAAATTTCAGTTCCAGTTGAGTTAGGTTATGTGATTAAAGCAGAAACAAAAAATGGGTCAATTAACAATCGTTTAAGTGATATCAATGTTTTGTCATCTGAGAAAAACAATCGAATAGTGAAACTTGAACATCTTGGCGCAGGTGCAGCCGATCTTCAAGTTAGTACGATTTCTGGTTCGGTTTATTTAAAAGATAGTTTAACAGAGGAGGACAAATAA
- the pstA gene encoding phosphate ABC transporter permease PstA, whose product MNSAKKSRDSQFSDRVANVVFYAIAGIICLILAALLLYILITGLPHVSWKFLTSTSKSFQAGGGIGIQLFNSFYLLILTMIISIPISLGAGIWLSEYAKKNRFTDIIRTTIEILSSLPSVVVGLFGFILFVLQFHMGFSLLSGALALTIFSLPLLTTNVENALQSIHFTQREAGLALGLSRIETVWKIVIPAALPSIITGMILASGRVFGEAAALIYTAGQSAPALNFSNWNIFDISSPLSPFRPAETLAVHIWKVNSEGLIPDASQVSAGASAVLIIAVLIFNFGARYLGNRLYKHMTGNQS is encoded by the coding sequence ATGAATAGTGCAAAAAAAAGTCGTGACAGCCAATTCAGTGATCGAGTAGCAAACGTTGTATTTTATGCAATTGCGGGTATTATCTGTTTAATCTTAGCAGCATTGCTTCTATACATTTTAATTACTGGGTTACCGCATGTTTCATGGAAATTTTTGACCTCCACTTCCAAATCATTTCAGGCAGGTGGAGGAATTGGAATTCAATTATTCAATTCGTTTTACCTGTTAATTTTAACGATGATTATTTCCATTCCGATTTCTTTAGGCGCTGGAATTTGGCTTTCAGAATACGCGAAAAAGAATCGTTTTACGGATATTATTCGTACAACGATTGAAATTTTAAGTTCTTTACCCTCAGTTGTGGTTGGACTTTTTGGCTTTATTTTATTTGTTTTACAATTTCACATGGGTTTTTCTTTATTGTCAGGAGCCCTTGCGTTAACAATTTTTAGTTTACCGCTTTTAACAACTAATGTTGAAAATGCACTCCAGTCGATTCATTTTACTCAAAGAGAGGCAGGACTTGCTTTAGGACTTTCTAGAATTGAAACTGTGTGGAAAATTGTAATTCCAGCGGCCCTTCCGAGTATCATCACGGGAATGATTTTAGCTTCCGGGAGAGTTTTTGGTGAAGCCGCTGCTTTAATTTATACAGCAGGTCAAAGTGCGCCGGCATTAAACTTTTCTAATTGGAATATTTTTGATATTTCAAGTCCTTTAAGTCCTTTTAGACCAGCAGAAACTCTGGCAGTTCATATTTGGAAAGTGAACTCAGAAGGATTAATCCCGGATGCTTCCCAAGTTTCAGCAGGAGCTTCAGCAGTATTGATTATTGCGGTTTTAATTTTTAACTTTGGGGCAAGATATCTAGGTAATCGCCTTTATAAACATATGACGGGGAATCAAAGTTGA